The Solibacillus sp. FSL R7-0668 genome includes the window ATGATTTTATTTAAAAAGATCATTTAGTCTCTACTCACATAGGTTCCACCAATGAAATCATGAATGCCTCTCTTGTCTTCGCGAAAGATAACCATAAGTCCACTAATTATTACTGAAAGTCCAAAGGTAGCCAATACAACGATAAATTTACCAACCACTTCTCGCATAATCATATTAAGTATTGTAACGTTTTCATCGTCGTTAAAACGTTTGATTTTAATCTTGCAAATTCGCTTACCGATGATGTAGCCGCCCCATAAAACCGGGAGTACCGTCAAATACAAAGTATATAAAAGCTGAAAAGTTAATCCATTCGTCCATTCACTAGAATAATTACCGTTCATAATATAAAACACGATACCAAGTAGTGACGAAATAATAAAAAAATCAATAATACTTGCTAAAAACCTTATAACAAATCCTGCTGGTCTCTTTGAATTCATCTAATTCCTCCAATGAAATTAAGTACTAAGTCCACTTCTATCTACTTACCTTTATTTTTGATAATTAAATATGTACATACTGCCACTACGCTTGCTAAATACAAAACTGAGAAACCGATAAAACCTAAATAGGAACTTCCGATTTCAGGTGCACCCGAACTAAAAATATTTGAGAGAAAGATACTTAATATAAGCCCTATTAATAATGTTCCAATCCCGATACCCAATCATTTCAAAATATCCACCTCCCTTTGATTTCAATAGCATAATTTTTATATCCCCTTCTAAAAAGCTATCGATTCACGATACCACCTCGGCACAACGCGCGTAAATCCATCATGGTCTGCAGTAAAACGGTTGGCATGTTGTAATAAATTTGCGCCATCCTCCATCTGCTGTCCCCACACAATAGCCGAAAACACACTCATCGCTAAATAGAGTGCGTATAGCTCCCAGAACGCCTCGCTCGGCTGCCCTCCATAATAGCCCTCAAGCAAGCCTTTGCAAAACGGCACACTGAGTTCAGCACTAAACATCCCAAGCTTGATAAAATCATGCACAGGATCGCCGTAATCAAAGTTACCGAAATCAATAACGCCGTTGTAGTGCCCATCACGCACAATCAAATTCGGTAGATGAAAATCATCGTGCTGCAATACACTCGGGCGGTATTTCATCAAATGGATTCGCTCCTCAATAAACTGCATAATTTGCGTATCCCCTTCAATTTTCAATGGCAGTTCCTGATAACGCGCTATGTATCGGCGATATTTCGCGACCTGACCTTCATACCAAGTATTTTCACTCGCCTCAATCGTATGAATTTTACGTAAGTCCGCACTTGCTACAACACCAAGATCATACTGTTGCTGAGCGGATAGTGTATGTATTGCTTCTTCCCCATCGATTCCTTCTATAAAAGACGTCATCATTTTGCCTGTCTCAATTGTAATCGGCTTCGCACAAGTTACACCACGTCGATATACCTCTTTCATAACCGCATATTCTCGTTCTTTACGTTCCTGATTATCAAACAAGTGGACCACTACTTTTTCATCATTCAACTCTGCAACATATTTTTTATCCTTCGAAAAGCCTTTCGTAATATCATAGAGCTTTGTTTCGGTCATCCCTTCCCCCCCAATGTCTTTCAATAGAATTATTGAATACTCACATCGAAATTTCTTTATTGCCATTACG containing:
- a CDS encoding aminoglycoside phosphotransferase family protein, with translation MTETKLYDITKGFSKDKKYVAELNDEKVVVHLFDNQERKEREYAVMKEVYRRGVTCAKPITIETGKMMTSFIEGIDGEEAIHTLSAQQQYDLGVVASADLRKIHTIEASENTWYEGQVAKYRRYIARYQELPLKIEGDTQIMQFIEERIHLMKYRPSVLQHDDFHLPNLIVRDGHYNGVIDFGNFDYGDPVHDFIKLGMFSAELSVPFCKGLLEGYYGGQPSEAFWELYALYLAMSVFSAIVWGQQMEDGANLLQHANRFTADHDGFTRVVPRWYRESIAF
- a CDS encoding RDD family protein yields the protein MNSKRPAGFVIRFLASIIDFFIISSLLGIVFYIMNGNYSSEWTNGLTFQLLYTLYLTVLPVLWGGYIIGKRICKIKIKRFNDDENVTILNMIMREVVGKFIVVLATFGLSVIISGLMVIFREDKRGIHDFIGGTYVSRD